One Roseburia rectibacter DNA window includes the following coding sequences:
- a CDS encoding ParA family protein: protein MCRVIAISNQKGGVGKTTTTVNLGIGLARQGKKVLLIDADPQGSLTASLGYVEPDEIGTTLATIMMAIINEKEFEITDGILHHKENVDLLPANIELSALEVTMGNVMSRELIMKEYIEAVRTKYDYILIDCMPSLGLMTINALVAADSVLIPVQAAYLPVKGLQQLIHTIAMVKKRLNRQLVFEGILLTMVDFRTNYAKDVAGKVREAYGEKIEIFDTVIPMSVKAAETSAEGVSIFSHCLNGKVAKAYETIAKEVLGNEE, encoded by the coding sequence ATGTGTAGAGTAATCGCAATATCAAACCAGAAAGGTGGAGTTGGAAAAACCACCACAACCGTAAATCTTGGAATTGGACTTGCCAGACAGGGAAAGAAAGTTTTGCTGATTGATGCAGATCCACAGGGGAGCCTTACAGCAAGTCTTGGTTATGTAGAACCGGACGAAATAGGAACTACACTTGCCACAATTATGATGGCTATCATCAATGAAAAAGAATTTGAGATCACAGATGGCATTCTGCATCATAAAGAAAATGTAGATCTGCTTCCGGCAAATATCGAATTGTCTGCATTGGAAGTAACAATGGGGAATGTGATGAGCAGGGAACTGATTATGAAGGAATATATTGAGGCTGTGAGAACGAAGTACGACTATATCTTGATTGACTGTATGCCAAGCCTGGGACTAATGACAATTAATGCGCTGGTAGCTGCGGATTCCGTGTTGATTCCAGTACAGGCGGCTTACCTTCCGGTGAAAGGTCTTCAGCAGCTGATACATACGATTGCAATGGTGAAGAAACGTCTGAACAGGCAGCTCGTATTTGAAGGAATACTTCTCACAATGGTAGATTTCCGCACAAACTATGCAAAAGATGTGGCTGGTAAAGTGCGTGAAGCTTATGGAGAAAAGATAGAGATTTTTGATACGGTGATTCCTATGTCAGTGAAAGCAGCTGAAACAAGTGCAGAAGGTGTCAGCATTTTTTCTCATTGCCTGAATGGAAAAGTAGCGAAAGCATATGAGACGATTGCAAAGGAGGTACTGGGAAATGAAGAGTAA
- a CDS encoding ParB/RepB/Spo0J family partition protein, which translates to MKSKSADKIKMPSIDELLGVSGEESATDIEISRIHSFANHPFKVLDDDKMDDLVESIKQNGVLTPVLVRPDKNNSYEMISGHRRMHAAIKAGLETIPAIVRDMEDDEAIVIMVDANIQREELLPSEKAFAYKMKMDAMKRQGARNDIASSTSTQIGWKSETAEAIGKQVGESKNQVRRYIRLTELIPDLLDYVDKKRLQFTVAVDISYIDKEIQTWLFEYIKENGTVKAVQVAALRTALEAEPMTQAKMISILVNSQPGRKQEQKITLSEKKLRNFFSDKYTAEDMESVILELLDQWKRGEITV; encoded by the coding sequence ATGAAGAGTAAGAGTGCAGACAAAATAAAGATGCCTAGTATAGATGAACTGCTGGGAGTGTCCGGTGAGGAAAGTGCAACAGATATTGAGATTAGCAGAATTCATAGCTTTGCAAATCATCCATTTAAGGTTTTGGATGACGATAAGATGGATGACCTGGTAGAGAGTATTAAACAGAATGGTGTGCTGACACCTGTTTTAGTAAGGCCAGATAAGAATAACAGCTATGAGATGATATCCGGGCATCGAAGAATGCACGCAGCGATAAAAGCAGGACTGGAAACAATACCGGCCATTGTGCGAGATATGGAAGACGATGAAGCCATTGTCATAATGGTAGATGCCAATATCCAACGAGAAGAACTACTTCCGAGTGAAAAGGCATTTGCATATAAAATGAAAATGGATGCGATGAAGAGGCAAGGTGCCAGAAATGATATTGCAAGTTCCACTTCCACCCAAATTGGGTGGAAGTCAGAAACAGCCGAAGCAATAGGAAAACAAGTTGGCGAAAGTAAAAACCAAGTCAGAAGGTATATCCGCCTAACAGAACTTATTCCAGACCTTCTTGATTATGTAGATAAGAAACGTCTGCAGTTTACCGTTGCGGTTGACATTTCCTATATTGACAAAGAGATTCAAACATGGTTATTTGAATACATCAAAGAAAATGGTACGGTTAAAGCAGTTCAGGTAGCGGCACTTCGCACAGCACTTGAAGCAGAACCGATGACGCAGGCGAAAATGATTTCCATACTGGTAAACAGCCAGCCTGGAAGGAAGCAGGAACAGAAAATCACATTGTCAGAGAAAAAACTGAGAAATTTCTTCTCTGATAAATATACGGCAGAAGATATGGAAAGTGTAATTCTGGAACTTCTGGATCAATGGAAAAGAGGTGAGATAACAGTATGA
- a CDS encoding DUF6017 domain-containing protein, whose translation MNFEYYYGTQADQFSFIRIPRILLLDEAFSALSLSAKVLYSVLLDRMGLSMKNKWLDEENKVYIIYQITEIQSDLGFSKKKAMDYLTELEKIGLIEKKKRGFGLPNIIYVKSFMAHQSSQRSNEMGTSQEKDVVHRSIEMGTPEVMNKHLRGAETDTSEVPKNGLQEVPKTVPLYNKTYMNYNNQSNITSNHIKSDGDRIRCDQKEQTINAYAELVKKNIDFDVLLHTYSREQDLVEEIYQLILETVQTEKDMIRIAGEYYPAGFVKGKLLKLNYSHIEYVLECMDKNTTKVRNIKQYLLAALFNAPSTIGSYYKAAVNHDMPQYAN comes from the coding sequence ATGAATTTTGAATACTATTATGGCACTCAGGCTGATCAGTTCAGTTTTATCCGGATTCCAAGGATATTATTATTAGATGAAGCATTTTCCGCACTGTCTTTATCAGCTAAAGTCCTTTACTCGGTACTTCTGGATAGAATGGGACTGTCAATGAAAAATAAATGGCTTGACGAAGAAAACAAGGTGTACATTATCTATCAGATCACGGAGATACAGAGTGACTTGGGATTCTCTAAGAAAAAAGCAATGGATTATCTCACAGAATTGGAGAAAATCGGACTGATTGAAAAGAAAAAGAGAGGCTTTGGATTGCCGAACATTATATATGTTAAGAGCTTTATGGCACATCAGAGTAGTCAAAGAAGTAATGAAATGGGAACTTCACAGGAAAAAGATGTGGTACATAGAAGTATCGAAATGGGAACTCCTGAGGTGATGAATAAGCACCTCAGAGGTGCCGAAACAGATACCTCAGAAGTGCCCAAAAACGGACTGCAAGAGGTTCCCAAAACGGTACCGCTATATAATAAGACTTATATGAATTATAATAATCAGAGTAATATCACATCGAATCATATCAAATCAGATGGCGATAGGATTCGATGTGATCAAAAAGAACAGACAATCAATGCTTATGCTGAACTGGTAAAGAAAAATATTGATTTTGATGTTTTACTGCATACATATAGCAGAGAGCAGGATCTGGTAGAAGAAATATATCAGTTGATTCTGGAGACCGTTCAAACTGAAAAGGATATGATACGGATCGCCGGCGAATATTATCCGGCAGGCTTTGTGAAGGGAAAATTACTGAAACTGAATTATTCGCATATCGAGTATGTGCTGGAGTGCATGGATAAAAATACTACGAAAGTCAGAAACATAAAACAATATTTGCTGGCTGCTTTATTTAATGCACCATCAACGATTGGAAGTTATTATAAAGCAGCGGTAAATCACGACATGCCACAGTACGCAAACTGA